Proteins encoded within one genomic window of Bradyrhizobium sp. 186:
- the hrpB gene encoding ATP-dependent helicase HrpB: MPRSFDTPLPIDAVLDDLSRTLEAHNAAVLVAPPGAGKTTRVPLALLDAPWAAGKKIIVLEPRRIAARASADRMAKSLGQRAGETVGYRVRFGSKISRATRIEVVTEGIFTRQILDDPELSGIAAVLFDEFHERSLDADLGLALARDAQLGLREDLRILVMSATLDGARVAKLLGEAPVVESEGRAFPVETRYLGRKADAQVERQMADAITSALRADAGSVLAFLPGATEIRRTQNFLAERVQDVSIEIVPLFGALDPAVQDRAIAPAPKGIRKVVLATSIAETSLTIEGVRIVVDSGLARVPRYEPDIGLTRLETVRASRAAADQRRGRAGRTEPGICYRLWDEPQTASLAPYTQPEILSADLSSLVLDLAQWGVADPAALSFLDPPPQPAWKEAKSLLAELNALDGDGRITAEGKSLRALALPPRLARMIVDSHRAGAGEAAAEIAAILTERGLGGDGADLEHRRDQFRRDRSPRASSARDLARRWASQVAASEKAKPEESDLSTGLMLAYAFPDRVARNRGNGSFVLANGRGAAVEQTSSLARAPYIAIGEMTGTAASGRILLAAPITQDDIERHFAEHIETVDEVSFDCGAMALRARRKRALHAITLSEATLALSPSEETARIFADGLIAVGLDRLPWSKAARQWRDRVMFLRKAEGEGWPDLSDDGLTARSDDWLVPALYDKIALKDISAGDLSDALMVLLPWEMRARLEREAPTHFEAPTGTMLAIDYEAEQGPTIAVRLQELFGLNSHPSIAAGKVPLVLELLSPAQRPVQVTRDLPGFWRGSYSAVRSDLRGRYPRHPWPEDPANALPTRRVKPRGT, encoded by the coding sequence TTGCCCCGCAGCTTCGACACGCCCCTGCCGATCGACGCCGTGCTCGACGATCTCTCGCGCACGCTGGAGGCGCATAATGCCGCAGTGCTGGTAGCGCCGCCGGGCGCCGGCAAGACCACGCGGGTGCCGCTCGCGCTGCTGGATGCGCCTTGGGCTGCCGGCAAAAAGATCATCGTGCTGGAGCCGCGGCGCATCGCTGCGCGGGCCAGCGCCGATCGCATGGCAAAATCGCTCGGCCAGCGCGCCGGAGAAACCGTCGGCTATCGCGTCCGCTTCGGCTCGAAGATATCGCGCGCGACGCGCATCGAGGTGGTGACGGAAGGCATCTTCACCCGCCAGATTCTCGACGATCCCGAGCTCTCGGGCATTGCCGCCGTCCTGTTCGACGAGTTCCATGAGCGCTCGCTCGACGCCGATCTCGGCCTGGCGCTGGCGCGCGACGCGCAATTGGGCCTGCGCGAGGATCTCCGCATCCTCGTGATGTCGGCAACGCTCGATGGCGCGCGCGTCGCAAAGCTGCTCGGCGAGGCGCCTGTCGTTGAAAGCGAGGGTCGCGCGTTTCCTGTCGAAACGCGCTATCTCGGCCGCAAGGCGGACGCGCAGGTGGAACGGCAGATGGCGGATGCGATCACCTCGGCCCTGCGCGCCGATGCGGGGTCCGTGCTGGCGTTCCTGCCAGGGGCCACCGAAATTCGCCGTACCCAGAATTTCCTCGCCGAGCGCGTGCAGGATGTTTCCATCGAGATCGTGCCGTTGTTCGGCGCGCTCGATCCCGCCGTGCAGGATCGCGCCATCGCGCCGGCCCCGAAGGGTATCCGCAAGGTGGTGCTGGCAACCTCGATCGCGGAGACCTCGCTGACGATCGAAGGCGTGCGCATCGTGGTCGATTCCGGTCTCGCCCGCGTGCCGCGCTATGAGCCGGATATCGGACTGACGCGGCTCGAGACCGTCCGTGCCTCGCGCGCCGCAGCGGATCAGCGTCGCGGCCGCGCCGGACGTACCGAGCCCGGAATCTGCTACCGGCTCTGGGACGAACCGCAGACGGCGTCGCTTGCGCCCTACACCCAGCCGGAAATCCTCAGCGCCGATCTGTCCTCGCTGGTGCTCGATCTCGCGCAATGGGGTGTCGCCGATCCGGCGGCGCTGTCGTTCCTCGACCCGCCGCCTCAGCCGGCCTGGAAGGAAGCCAAGAGCCTTTTGGCTGAGCTCAACGCGCTCGATGGCGACGGTCGCATCACCGCGGAGGGCAAGAGCCTGCGCGCACTGGCGCTGCCGCCACGGCTTGCGCGCATGATCGTGGATTCGCATCGCGCAGGCGCGGGCGAAGCCGCCGCCGAGATCGCCGCCATCCTCACCGAGCGCGGGCTCGGCGGCGACGGCGCCGATCTCGAGCACAGGCGCGACCAGTTCCGCCGCGACCGCTCGCCGCGCGCGTCGAGTGCGCGTGACCTGGCGCGGCGCTGGGCTTCGCAGGTGGCCGCATCTGAGAAGGCAAAGCCCGAGGAGAGCGATCTCTCCACCGGCCTGATGCTCGCCTACGCCTTCCCGGACCGCGTCGCGCGCAATCGCGGCAATGGCAGCTTCGTGCTCGCCAACGGCCGCGGCGCGGCTGTCGAACAGACCTCGTCGCTCGCCCGCGCGCCCTACATCGCGATCGGTGAGATGACAGGGACGGCGGCCAGCGGGCGCATTTTGCTCGCCGCGCCGATCACGCAGGACGATATCGAGCGGCATTTCGCCGAGCACATCGAAACCGTCGACGAGGTGTCGTTCGATTGCGGTGCAATGGCGCTGCGCGCGCGGCGAAAGCGCGCGCTGCACGCGATCACGCTGTCCGAAGCCACGCTCGCGCTGTCGCCCTCGGAAGAGACCGCACGCATCTTCGCCGACGGCCTGATCGCCGTGGGGCTCGACCGGTTGCCCTGGTCGAAAGCGGCCAGGCAATGGCGCGACCGGGTGATGTTTTTGCGCAAGGCCGAGGGCGAAGGCTGGCCCGATTTGTCGGACGACGGGCTGACCGCGCGCAGCGACGATTGGCTGGTGCCGGCGCTCTACGACAAGATCGCGCTGAAGGATATCTCGGCCGGCGATCTCTCCGATGCGCTGATGGTGCTGTTGCCGTGGGAGATGCGCGCGCGGCTCGAGCGCGAGGCGCCGACCCATTTCGAGGCGCCGACCGGCACCATGCTCGCGATCGATTATGAGGCCGAGCAGGGACCGACCATCGCGGTGCGGCTGCAGGAATTGTTCGGCCTCAACAGCCACCCGTCGATCGCCGCCGGCAAGGTGCCGTTGGTGCTGGAGCTGCTGTCTCCGGCGCAGCGCCCGGTGCAGGTGACGCGCGATCTCCCCGGCTTTTGGCGCGGCAGTTACAGCGCGGTTCGCTCCGACCTGCGCGGCCGCTACCCGCGCCATCCCTGGCCGGAGGATCCGGCGAACGCGCTGCCGACCCGGCGGGTCAAGCCGCGCGGGACCTGA
- a CDS encoding IS1634 family transposase gives MFVARIPNRNSPPAILLRESYREGDKIKSRTLANLSHWPDEKIDALRRVLKGEELVSPAEQLRIERSLPHGHVAAVLGMARQLGLHRLVPDKPRRLARLALALIVARVIEPAAKLATARQLSEATAAHSLGELLDLSAVDEDELYEALDLLGTAQPGIEATLAKRHLHDGSLVLYDLTSSYLEGRHCELARHGYSRDGRSDKLQIVFGLLCAADGCPVAVEVFEGNTADPSTLAAQVDKLKARFKLSRVVLVGDRGMITSARIEADLMPAGLDWITALRAPAIRKLAEDGGPLQLSLFDDRDMAEITSPDFPGERLIVCRNPDLADERRRKRGELLAATEKDLARVKAAVQRQRNPLRGEDEIGLKVGAVLGKRKMAKHFHLAITDTSFDFSRIEDAIANEASLDGFYVLRTNVPAENLDTAATVRAYKSLAQVERAFRTIKTVELEVRPIHHRLAGRVRAHVFLCMLAYYIVWHMRRALAPILFDDHDREAADAARVSPVAKARVSAAARTKANRKHTHDGRPVHSFRTLLQDLATLTRNIVRIGQDAPAAMLTSPTPLQQDVFNRLGIPIAP, from the coding sequence ATGTTCGTCGCCCGCATTCCCAACCGCAACTCGCCGCCCGCGATCCTGTTGCGCGAGAGCTATCGCGAGGGCGACAAGATCAAGTCGCGCACGCTGGCCAACCTGTCGCATTGGCCGGATGAGAAGATCGATGCGCTGCGCCGCGTCCTGAAAGGCGAGGAGCTGGTCTCGCCGGCCGAGCAACTGCGGATCGAGCGCTCGCTGCCGCACGGCCACGTGGCCGCGGTGCTCGGCATGGCGCGCCAGCTCGGACTGCATCGCCTTGTCCCGGACAAGCCCAGACGGTTGGCCAGGCTGGCTTTGGCCTTGATCGTGGCACGGGTGATCGAACCGGCCGCCAAGCTGGCCACGGCGCGCCAGCTCAGCGAGGCGACGGCGGCGCATTCGCTGGGCGAACTGCTCGATCTCAGCGCCGTCGACGAGGACGAGCTTTACGAAGCGCTCGACCTGCTCGGCACGGCCCAACCGGGGATCGAGGCGACGCTCGCCAAGCGCCATCTGCATGACGGCTCGCTGGTGCTCTACGATCTCACCTCCAGCTATCTGGAGGGGCGACATTGCGAATTGGCGCGGCATGGTTACAGCCGCGACGGTCGTTCCGACAAGCTGCAGATCGTGTTCGGCTTGCTGTGCGCCGCCGACGGCTGCCCGGTGGCGGTGGAGGTGTTCGAAGGTAACACCGCCGACCCGAGCACGCTGGCCGCGCAAGTCGACAAACTGAAGGCCCGCTTCAAGCTGTCGCGTGTGGTACTGGTCGGCGATCGCGGCATGATCACCAGCGCCCGTATCGAAGCCGATCTGATGCCGGCCGGGCTCGATTGGATCACCGCTCTGCGGGCGCCGGCGATCCGCAAGCTCGCCGAGGACGGCGGCCCGCTGCAATTGTCGCTGTTCGACGATCGCGATATGGCCGAGATCACGTCCCCCGACTTCCCCGGCGAGCGCCTGATCGTGTGCCGCAACCCGGATCTGGCCGACGAGCGTCGGCGCAAGCGCGGCGAGTTGCTGGCGGCGACCGAGAAGGATCTCGCCCGCGTCAAGGCCGCCGTGCAGCGTCAGCGCAACCCCTTGCGCGGCGAGGATGAGATCGGTCTGAAGGTCGGCGCCGTGCTGGGCAAGCGTAAGATGGCCAAGCACTTCCACCTCGCCATCACCGACACTTCGTTCGACTTCAGTCGGATCGAGGATGCCATCGCCAACGAAGCGTCGCTCGACGGCTTCTATGTGCTACGGACCAACGTGCCGGCCGAGAACCTCGACACCGCCGCCACGGTGCGTGCCTACAAGAGCCTGGCCCAGGTCGAACGCGCCTTCCGCACCATCAAGACCGTCGAACTGGAGGTGCGCCCGATCCACCATCGCCTCGCTGGCCGCGTGCGCGCCCACGTCTTCCTCTGCATGCTCGCTTATTACATCGTCTGGCACATGCGCCGCGCGCTGGCCCCGATCCTGTTCGACGATCACGACCGCGAGGCCGCCGACGCCGCGCGCGTCTCGCCCGTCGCCAAGGCCAGAGTCTCGGCCGCGGCCAGAACCAAGGCTAATCGCAAGCACACCCACGATGGCCGGCCCGTGCACAGCTTTCGAACGCTGTTGCAGGATCTCGCCACGCTCACACGCAACATCGTTCGCATCGGTCAGGACGCCCCGGCCGCTATGCTCACAAGTCCAACCCCACTACAACAAGACGTCTTCAATCGGCTCGGCATTCCTATCGCCCCATAA
- a CDS encoding UDP-glucose/GDP-mannose dehydrogenase family protein, which produces MRIAMIGTGYVGLVSGACFADFGHDVTCVDKDEKKIAALHRGEIPIYEPGLDELVATNVKAKRLDFTTDLSKPVADADAVFIAVGTPSRRGDGHADLSYVYAAAREIAQSLSGFTVVVTKSTVPVGTGDEVERIIRETNPLVDVVVASNPEFLREGAAIRDFKYPDRVVVGTSDERGRKVMGDVYRPLSLNQAPLMFTERRTAEMIKYAANAFLATKITFINEIADLAEKVGANVQEVARGIGLDNRIGTKFLHAGPGFGGSCFPKDTKALIKIAQDYDVSLRIVESVLAVNENRKRAMARKVSQALGGSLRGKTIAVLGLTFKPDTDDMRDAPSIPLVTGLLDMGAKVKAFDPVGMEQAKQELPSITYCEDAYSCAQGADALVIVTEWVQFRALDLDRLKATMTQPIIVDLRNIYRPEDMAAAGFVYESIGRPPVQG; this is translated from the coding sequence ATGCGAATCGCAATGATCGGCACGGGCTATGTGGGACTGGTGTCCGGAGCCTGCTTTGCGGATTTCGGTCACGACGTCACCTGCGTCGACAAGGACGAGAAGAAGATCGCGGCACTCCATCGCGGCGAGATCCCGATCTACGAGCCCGGGCTCGACGAGCTGGTCGCGACCAACGTCAAGGCCAAGCGGCTGGACTTCACCACCGACCTGTCCAAGCCGGTCGCGGATGCCGACGCGGTGTTCATCGCGGTCGGTACGCCGTCGCGTCGTGGTGATGGTCACGCCGATCTTTCCTACGTCTACGCCGCCGCGCGCGAGATCGCGCAATCGCTGTCCGGCTTCACTGTCGTGGTGACAAAGTCGACCGTTCCGGTCGGCACCGGCGACGAGGTCGAGCGCATCATCCGCGAGACCAATCCGTTAGTCGACGTCGTGGTCGCCTCCAATCCCGAATTCCTGCGCGAGGGCGCCGCGATCCGCGACTTCAAATATCCCGATCGTGTCGTGGTCGGCACCTCCGACGAGCGCGGCCGCAAGGTGATGGGCGACGTCTATCGGCCGCTGTCGCTGAACCAGGCGCCGCTGATGTTCACGGAGCGCCGCACCGCCGAGATGATCAAATACGCCGCGAACGCGTTCCTCGCGACCAAGATCACCTTCATCAACGAGATCGCCGACCTTGCCGAGAAAGTCGGCGCCAACGTGCAGGAGGTCGCGCGCGGCATCGGCCTCGACAACCGTATCGGCACGAAATTCCTGCATGCCGGCCCGGGCTTCGGCGGCTCCTGCTTCCCGAAGGACACCAAGGCGCTGATCAAGATCGCGCAGGACTATGATGTCAGCTTGCGCATCGTCGAATCCGTGCTGGCGGTCAACGAGAACCGCAAGCGCGCGATGGCGCGGAAAGTGAGTCAGGCGCTCGGCGGCTCGCTACGCGGCAAGACCATCGCCGTGCTCGGCCTCACCTTCAAGCCCGACACCGACGACATGCGCGATGCGCCGTCGATTCCGCTGGTCACCGGCCTGCTCGACATGGGCGCGAAGGTAAAGGCCTTCGATCCGGTCGGCATGGAGCAGGCCAAGCAGGAGCTGCCCAGCATCACCTATTGCGAGGATGCCTATTCCTGCGCGCAAGGCGCCGATGCGCTGGTCATCGTTACCGAATGGGTGCAGTTCCGCGCGCTCGATCTCGACCGGCTGAAAGCGACCATGACGCAGCCGATCATCGTCGACCTCCGCAACATCTACCGCCCCGAAGACATGGCTGCCGCCGGTTTCGTCTACGAGAGCATCGGCCGGCCGCCGGTGCAGGGCTGA
- a CDS encoding acyltransferase family protein has product MAPIGTIAASGGIKAPAAARVDWIDYAKGICIVMVVMMHSVLGVELAAGETGFMHVLVAFAKPFRMPDFFLISGLFLPLVIDRDWRTYLDRKVVHFAYFYVVWVTIQFGFKAPAFAAETSWRDVGLLYLESFVEPFGTLWFIYLLPIFFVVTKLTRRVPPLAIWLVAAALETARIATGWTAIDEFCARFVYFYSGYLFAPYVFALSDRARNHPAPALAALAAWALINASVVALGASEWKIVSLVLGFAGACAIVTMGTLLAHAHWLNFFRFCGRHSIVIYLAFFLPMAATRTLLLRTGIIPDIGTVSLIVTIAGVIGSLAIWQAALHLNAHFLFERPDAYWIAPKKAGAVLQAAE; this is encoded by the coding sequence ATGGCACCAATCGGCACAATCGCTGCGAGCGGAGGCATCAAGGCCCCGGCTGCCGCGCGTGTCGACTGGATCGACTACGCCAAGGGCATCTGCATCGTCATGGTCGTGATGATGCATTCGGTGCTGGGGGTTGAACTCGCCGCCGGCGAGACCGGTTTCATGCATGTGCTGGTGGCCTTCGCAAAGCCGTTCCGGATGCCGGATTTCTTCCTGATTTCGGGCCTGTTTCTGCCGTTGGTGATCGACCGCGACTGGCGAACCTATCTCGACCGCAAGGTGGTGCATTTCGCCTATTTCTATGTCGTCTGGGTGACAATCCAGTTCGGCTTCAAGGCACCCGCATTCGCAGCCGAGACCAGCTGGCGCGACGTCGGCTTGTTGTATCTGGAATCCTTCGTCGAGCCGTTCGGCACGCTCTGGTTCATCTATCTGCTGCCGATCTTCTTCGTCGTCACAAAACTGACACGGCGAGTCCCGCCGCTCGCGATCTGGCTCGTCGCCGCAGCGCTGGAGACGGCGCGCATCGCGACCGGCTGGACCGCGATCGACGAGTTCTGCGCGCGCTTCGTCTACTTCTATTCGGGCTATTTGTTCGCACCTTACGTGTTCGCGCTGTCGGATCGCGCGCGCAACCATCCGGCGCCTGCGCTCGCGGCGCTTGCAGCGTGGGCGCTCATCAATGCGAGCGTCGTCGCGCTCGGCGCGAGTGAATGGAAGATCGTGTCGCTCGTCCTCGGCTTCGCCGGCGCTTGCGCCATCGTCACCATGGGCACGCTGCTCGCGCATGCGCACTGGCTGAACTTCTTCCGTTTCTGCGGCCGGCATTCGATCGTGATCTACCTGGCTTTCTTCCTGCCGATGGCGGCGACACGGACGCTGCTGCTGCGCACGGGCATCATTCCCGACATCGGCACGGTGTCGCTGATCGTCACCATCGCTGGCGTGATCGGCTCGCTTGCGATCTGGCAGGCCGCACTGCACCTCAATGCGCACTTCCTGTTCGAGCGGCCGGATGCATACTGGATCGCACCGAAGAAGGCCGGGGCGGTGTTGCAGGCGGCGGAGTGA
- the polA gene encoding DNA polymerase I: MPKTSPKAAEKPASATPVAAKAAGKGDHVFLVDGSSYIFRAYHALPPLNRKSDGLQVNAVLGFCNMLWKLLRDMPADNRPTHLAIIFDKSEVTFRNKIYPEYKAHRPPAPDDLIPQFALIREAVRAFDLPCLEQGGFEADDLIATYVREACERGASATIVSSDKDLMQLVTDCVTMYDTMKDRRIGIPEVIEKFGVPPNKVVEVQALAGDSTDNVPGVPGIGIKTAAQLIVEYGDLEQLLFRAGEIKQPKRREALIENAEKARISRQLVLLDDKVELEVPLDDLAVHEPDARKLIAFLKAMEFTTLTRRVSDYSQIDPANVDANPGYASGASVFSPLPPSDVVPAPGAGAPVQAAPGERNKSAGKEDKAASLKGAPISLAAAREEALRKLPVDRGKYQTIKNLAELNAFIARIHDTGHVAIEIRANSINPMQADLCGVALALAPNDACYVPLAHKQSGGGAGLFDAGLAVDQAKHADAIEALRPVLESAGILKIGFDVKFTAVMLAQHGITLRNTDDAQLISYVLDAGRGSHALEQLSERWFGHAMLKESELLGSGKGKITFDQVPTDKAAPLSAEGADVTLRVWRVLKPRLVAEHMTAVYETLERPLVSVLARMERRGISIDRQVLSRLSGDFAQTAARVEAEIQQIAGEPVNVGSPKQIGDILFGKMSLPGGTKTKTGAWSTTAQVLDELAEQGHDFPKKILEWRQVSKLKSTYTDALPTYVNPQTHRVHTTYALAATTTGRLSSNEPNLQNIPVRTEDGRKIRRAFIATPGHKLVSADYSQIELRLLAEIADIPVLKQAFRDGLDIHAMTASEMFGVPIKGMPSEIRRRAKAINFGIIYGISAFGLANQLGIAREEASAYIKKYFERFPGIRAYMDETRDFCRQHGYVTTLFGRKCHYPDIKASNASVRAFNERAAINARLQGTAADIIRRAMTRVEDALAEKKLSAQMLLQVHDELIFEVPDAEVEATLPVVQHVMQDAPFPAVLLSVPLHVDARAATNWDEAH; this comes from the coding sequence ATGCCCAAAACCTCCCCGAAAGCTGCCGAAAAGCCCGCATCCGCCACGCCCGTTGCCGCGAAGGCGGCCGGCAAGGGCGACCACGTCTTCCTGGTCGACGGTTCCTCCTACATCTTCCGCGCCTATCACGCGCTGCCGCCGCTGAACCGCAAATCCGACGGTTTGCAGGTCAATGCCGTGCTCGGCTTCTGCAACATGTTGTGGAAGCTGCTCCGCGATATGCCCGCGGACAACCGGCCGACCCATCTCGCGATCATCTTCGACAAGTCGGAAGTCACCTTCCGCAACAAGATCTATCCCGAATACAAGGCGCACCGACCGCCGGCGCCTGACGATCTGATCCCGCAATTCGCGCTGATCCGCGAAGCCGTGCGCGCCTTCGACCTGCCCTGCCTGGAACAGGGCGGCTTCGAGGCCGACGATCTGATCGCGACCTATGTGCGCGAGGCCTGCGAGCGCGGCGCGAGCGCGACCATCGTGTCCTCCGACAAGGACCTGATGCAGCTCGTGACCGACTGCGTCACCATGTATGACACCATGAAGGACCGCCGCATCGGCATTCCCGAGGTGATTGAAAAGTTCGGCGTGCCGCCGAACAAGGTGGTGGAGGTGCAGGCGCTGGCCGGCGATTCCACTGACAACGTGCCGGGCGTGCCCGGCATCGGCATCAAGACCGCGGCGCAACTGATCGTCGAATATGGCGACCTCGAGCAATTGCTGTTCCGCGCCGGCGAGATCAAGCAGCCCAAGCGCCGCGAAGCGCTGATCGAGAATGCCGAGAAGGCGCGGATCTCGCGGCAGCTCGTGCTGCTCGACGACAAGGTTGAGCTGGAGGTGCCGCTGGACGACCTCGCAGTCCACGAGCCCGACGCACGCAAGCTGATCGCTTTCCTGAAGGCGATGGAGTTCACGACGCTGACGCGGCGCGTCTCCGACTATTCGCAGATCGATCCAGCGAACGTGGATGCCAATCCCGGCTATGCGAGCGGCGCCAGCGTATTCTCGCCGCTGCCGCCTTCCGACGTCGTGCCCGCGCCAGGAGCCGGCGCACCGGTGCAAGCTGCGCCGGGTGAGCGCAACAAGTCGGCCGGCAAGGAGGACAAGGCCGCAAGCCTGAAGGGCGCGCCGATCTCGCTCGCCGCCGCGCGCGAAGAGGCTCTGCGAAAACTTCCGGTCGACCGCGGCAAATATCAAACGATCAAGAATCTCGCCGAGCTCAACGCTTTCATCGCGCGCATCCACGATACCGGCCATGTCGCGATCGAGATTCGCGCCAACTCCATCAATCCGATGCAGGCCGATCTTTGCGGCGTCGCGCTGGCGCTGGCGCCGAACGATGCCTGCTATGTGCCATTGGCACACAAGCAGTCCGGCGGCGGCGCGGGCCTGTTCGACGCCGGCCTCGCCGTGGATCAGGCCAAGCACGCCGATGCCATCGAAGCGCTGCGGCCGGTGCTGGAATCGGCCGGCATCCTCAAGATCGGCTTCGACGTAAAATTCACCGCCGTCATGCTGGCGCAGCACGGCATCACCCTGCGCAACACCGACGATGCGCAACTGATTTCCTATGTGCTCGATGCCGGCCGCGGCTCGCATGCGCTCGAGCAGCTCTCGGAGCGCTGGTTCGGCCACGCCATGCTGAAGGAGAGCGAGCTGCTCGGCAGCGGCAAGGGCAAGATCACATTCGACCAGGTCCCGACCGACAAGGCCGCGCCGCTGTCGGCGGAAGGCGCCGACGTGACGTTGCGGGTGTGGCGCGTACTGAAGCCGCGCCTCGTCGCCGAGCACATGACCGCAGTCTACGAAACGCTGGAACGGCCGCTGGTCTCGGTGCTCGCGCGGATGGAGCGGCGCGGCATCTCGATCGACCGCCAGGTGCTGTCGCGTCTTTCCGGTGACTTTGCCCAGACCGCGGCCCGCGTCGAAGCCGAAATCCAGCAGATCGCGGGCGAGCCGGTCAATGTCGGCAGCCCCAAGCAGATCGGCGACATCCTGTTCGGCAAGATGTCATTGCCCGGCGGCACCAAGACCAAGACCGGCGCGTGGTCGACCACCGCGCAGGTGCTCGACGAGCTCGCCGAGCAGGGCCACGACTTCCCGAAGAAAATTCTGGAGTGGCGCCAGGTCTCCAAGCTGAAATCGACCTATACCGACGCGCTGCCGACCTACGTCAATCCGCAGACCCATCGTGTGCACACCACCTACGCGCTGGCCGCGACCACCACGGGCCGGCTGTCGTCGAACGAGCCGAACCTGCAAAACATTCCGGTGCGCACCGAGGACGGCCGCAAGATCCGGCGCGCCTTCATCGCGACGCCCGGGCACAAGCTCGTCTCGGCCGACTATTCGCAGATCGAGTTGCGGCTGCTCGCCGAGATCGCCGACATTCCCGTCCTGAAGCAGGCCTTCCGCGACGGGCTCGACATTCACGCCATGACGGCGTCCGAAATGTTCGGCGTGCCGATCAAGGGCATGCCGAGCGAAATCCGGCGCCGCGCGAAAGCGATCAATTTCGGCATCATCTACGGCATCTCGGCGTTTGGACTGGCCAACCAGCTCGGCATCGCCCGCGAAGAGGCGTCAGCCTACATCAAGAAGTATTTCGAGCGCTTTCCCGGCATCCGCGCCTACATGGACGAGACCCGCGATTTCTGCCGGCAGCACGGCTATGTCACGACGCTGTTCGGCCGCAAGTGCCACTATCCAGACATCAAGGCGTCGAACGCCTCGGTACGCGCCTTTAACGAGCGCGCCGCGATCAACGCCCGGCTCCAGGGCACCGCGGCCGACATCATCCGCCGCGCCATGACGCGGGTGGAGGATGCACTCGCCGAGAAGAAGCTGTCGGCGCAGATGCTGCTCCAGGTGCATGACGAACTGATCTTCGAGGTGCCGGACGCGGAGGTCGAGGCGACGCTTCCGGTTGTACAGCACGTCATGCAGGACGCGCCGTTCCCCGCCGTGCTGCTCTCGGTGCCGCTGCATGTCGACGCCCGCGCAGCGACGAATTGGGACGAGGCGCATTGA
- a CDS encoding LysE family translocator — MPHTSALLGFALVCLGLVLTPGPNMIYLISRSITQGPAAGIVSLGGVALGFVFYMLCAAFGITALLLAIPFAYDALRFAGAGYLLWLAWQAVKPGGRSPFQVKQLAIDSPRKLFAMGFVTNLLNPKIAMLYLALLPQFIDPAAGSVLAQSVVLGTIQIAISVSVNAMIALAAGSIALFLTRRPSWMLVQRWLMGTVLAGLAVRMAVEARKV, encoded by the coding sequence ATGCCCCACACATCCGCCCTGCTCGGCTTCGCCCTCGTCTGCCTCGGTCTCGTGCTCACGCCCGGGCCGAACATGATCTATCTGATCTCGCGCTCGATCACGCAGGGGCCGGCGGCCGGCATCGTCTCGCTCGGCGGCGTGGCGCTCGGCTTCGTGTTCTACATGCTGTGCGCGGCGTTCGGCATCACGGCGCTGCTGCTTGCCATTCCCTTCGCCTATGACGCGTTGCGCTTCGCCGGAGCCGGTTACCTGCTGTGGCTCGCCTGGCAGGCGGTGAAACCAGGTGGCCGCTCGCCGTTCCAGGTGAAGCAGCTCGCGATCGACAGCCCGCGCAAATTGTTCGCGATGGGGTTCGTCACCAACCTGCTCAATCCGAAGATCGCGATGCTCTATCTCGCACTGCTGCCGCAGTTCATCGATCCCGCCGCCGGCAGCGTGCTGGCGCAGTCAGTGGTGCTGGGTACGATCCAGATCGCGATCAGCGTCAGCGTCAACGCCATGATCGCACTCGCTGCCGGATCGATCGCGCTGTTCCTGACCCGCCGGCCGAGTTGGATGCTGGTGCAGCGCTGGCTGATGGGCACGGTGCTCGCCGGGCTCGCGGTGCGGATGGCGGTTGAGGCGAGGAAGGTGTGA